The nucleotide window TAAATGGAGAAATTTGGAATATCCTTGACCATCATTAGGTGCCTGAATATTCTTATTCACTAGATGAGGAGGGAATTGGCAGGACAGCTTTTGAGCTTATTTTTGCATTTGATGAAGTGATCTCTCTTGGGCACAAGGAAAATGTTACAGTTACACAAGTCAAGCAGTACTGTGAAATGGAGAGTCACGAGGAGAGATTACACAAGTTAGTCTTACAGAACAAGATAAATGAAACTAAGGATGTCATGAAGCGTAAAGCCAGTGAGATTGACAAAAGCAAGGTAGTTCAGAAGGCACATGTCAGCTGTGCTAAATGTTAAATTTATTATCTTATTTCATGTCTTGGGTCTATTTGATTGTACCGTTAACATAATTTTCTACACATTTACTTTGCAGATTGAGAGGAATAGAGGTGACAAAGGAGGTTTCATGTCACTGCAATCCATGGGTTCTGGAAGAATCGATACTGGCTTTGGCAGTGACTCAGGCATATCCAACACAGGAGGCAGTGGTTTTGGTAGTGGTTCTGGATTTGGTCTAACCCCTGAAGTGGACACATTTTCCACCAAATCCAAGGGTTTGTATTTGTTTCACCTTGTCAATGTGATGTGTCTTTGGATCGTTGCTAGATCTCTGTAGAGGGGGTGCATCAACCCTTTTTGCATGTTTGCTCGTGCACTTCTTTTACATATGTCTTTAAGCTGCAGACACACCCTTTTGATGTTATAGGTACATATACTGTGTAAAGAAGCAGTGCGCACAATTTTGATAGGAAGGAAAAAGCCACCCTTTTAAATAAACGTTGAGTTGGGTATATAGTGATGACCCAAAAGAATATAGTATGAAAACGATATGCTGTTGTAGGTGATTAAGAAGAATGAAAATGAAGGAGAAGGAGAACACACAACTTTCTTCCAAAAGTTTTCCTTGCAAAATGTGGAAGGTTTTGATAAATATGACACTCAAGAAAACTATCTAGAATTCCTACGAAACCCTCGCCTTAAATCTCTCTTAAGGAAGAAGGGAAAACGGAACCTCCTTTTGTTTGCCTTCTTCCTTTTAGTTGTGAGAGTTGTATATTTCCGACTCGCTGTGTTTGTGACAACTTATTGAGGTGATCTTTTCTTGATATCTGAAAAGTTTTGCATCTAGATGGGGTTACTCAATCTTGGTTGTGAAGCACATTCCCGTTTATCCtttgaaatatcaaatttgCAGGTTCTCTTGGAGAACCATAGAGAATTTTTTGGAAACCAATTATGAAGATGTATCTTCTGACAATTTTGTGTATCAGGTCGTCCAGCTGCATCTGCTACTGCTCCACCGAAAGGTCTCGGTATGCAGCTGGGTAAAACACAGAAGACCAACCAATTTCTGGAATCCCTAAAAGCTGAGGGTGAGGTAATTGTCGAGGATGTGAGGCCAAGCGTTGGTCAGGCCAAACCAGCTGCTGCTCCACTAACTGATCCCGTCACATTGACTGTTGAAGAGAAGATAAATGTAACACTAAAGCGTGATGGTGGTGTCAGCAATTTTGTCGTCCAGGGTACTTTGTCTCTCCAAATTCTGAACCAAGAAGATGCTTTTATCCAAGTGCAggttctctctctctctctctcttcaagTATGCTGAGGCTCTTCTGAAAAATTCATTGTGGAAACTTGTGTCATTGTCCAATGTCAACAATTTTAGTTATATTCCCTTTCTatgccaaaaaataaaataaaaaataaaatgatgcagTGTGCATGTAGATTTCCTTGGTTTAGTGGAGTGTATCATTTATGTCCTCTGCAGCCAAACACTGTTTCCAGCTCTACTCATTTGATTGCATTTGATATGTGACTAGCAATCATTTGAAATTTGGAAGAGGGTAAAGAAGAATCTAAAtgttttttctgcatttccttgcAATACATGACTCCTCTAAGAAAATTTGTAAAACATTTCCAGTATGCACTCTTTACAATATAGCTGAAGACTCACTTGGCCTCTTTCCATTTGAAATGCTTGTACAAACTGGACTCTCTAGCTCTGCATTTGGAAGTCTATCTGACCTTTAGAAGGCATTTGTATTTGCTTTGCTTGTGAATTTTGTGATCTTGTAGTTTACTGCTCATTCCATACTATATATGCAGATTGAAACCAGTGGAAATCCAGCAATCCTCTTCAAAGCACACCCAAACATGAACAAGGAGTTGTTTGCAAATGAAAATATTCTGGGCCTTAAAGATCCCAATAGGCCATTTCCCACAGGGCAAGGTGGTGATGGTGTTAGTCTTTTGAGGTGGAGAATGCAAAGCACAGATGAGTCAATTTTGCCTTTGACAAGTAAGCTTCATGAATTTCAGTTGACACTTTTCTAAATCTCAGTGCTGTCTTCTGTGTTTAATTAATGTTATTCTTTATCAttgatttcaaatattttgtctCAGTTAACTGCTGGCCTTCAGTTTCTGGAAGTGAAACCTATGTGAATATCGAGTATGAAACCCCCGCACAGATTGATCTACAAAATGTTGTAATTTCTGTACCCCTTCCAGCTCTCAGGGAGGCTCCAAATGTACAACAGATAGATGGAGAGTGGAGGTTATCTACTTAAACTTAAGCTTTTGTTCTTCTACTAGGTTTAAGCGATCACCCTTTTTATCAGAGATCTATTCTCACTGGATTTTAAAACTGGAACTTACATAAATCTTCTTAAGAAATGTCCTTTGCACCAAAGACCATGCTACTTTTAAGATGCTAATTTGTTTATTGCTTTTAAAAATGCCCAGTTTGCATTCACTGCGGTCAGAACGAAGCAGCTGCTTCATGTTTATTATTTAATGTGGTTGCATATCAAtaggatttttggagaatcaTTGGTTTGGAAAGTTCACACATGATGTGGTTCTTCAAAGGGAGGGATTAATGTCACACAGTTATTCCTTCCGATGCTAGCTTTCAATTCTGTTTGCTTTCCTTGAAGAAGAAATATGAACTCCTATATTCATTTTGGTTGCACCTCGTAAGAACTATCAAATAAGATTGTTTAGTACCATGTCTGTAGTGCTTAAGCGAAATTGAGTGGAGAGAAAAACTGacatgaaaaagtaaaaaatggtAGTGGGGCCACTGACTGTAGTTTTAAGCTATATTGTTATACTTGTGTGGTATGATAATATTGAGGAAAATGGTAAAAGTCAGTCAAAATGCAGTGCAGAATGTATAATTTCATCCCTTTATTCATAGACCTTATTGATAGACCTAATTGTAGTTGGTATAATCTTAAGTACTTTTTTGAGGCATAGATGattgactaacctttttgaCTGGAAACTTGAATGGAACTGCTGGATTTGTGCTGTACAGATTGTCATATGTTCTGgtagattttaatatttttcaccCTCCAATTGCAGGTACGATTCCAGAAATTCTGTTTTGGAGTGGTCTGTTCTTCTCATTGACAATTCGAACCGCAGGTTAGCTAATGCTAAAAGTTTGTTCGATTGATGCACACAGCTATTAAGGTTGTTTGTCTTTCAGTTTTTCTAATGTGAAAGTTTGGGAACTTTGCAGTGGAGCACTAGAATTTGTTGTTCCAGCAGCTGATCCATCAGCCTTCTTTCCAATTTCTGCACAGTTTACTTCCTCAAGAACCTTCAGTGACGTGAAGGTTTGCTCCTAATCTTCCATATGATGTTGCTTGGTCATTTTGGTGTTTATGTGGTGTAGCTCTAATTTTCCCCCACTCTATGCTGACCATTAGCAGTTATTGTCTGGAGATTATCTGATGCTCTTGCTACATGTTTGTTGCTATTTTTGATATATCTGCATGCAATCATTATATCTGATCTGCTATTATACTTGTTCATTTTCGTGAGAGTGTCTTCTTCTTGTGGCTGTTATGGTTTACTCTCTTGCAATCTTAACTGTTCAAACAATGTTGATGGAATTTGCTGTGTTGTGATTCTATGCAGTTGATCTTTTGTCCATATAAAATTTAGAAGCAATTGTTTTGCTGGATGATGATATTAGTAACATCAACTTTAAATATAGCCCCCTAATTTTTTCCCGGATTACTAGGAAAGAAGTATTATTGCTGTATAGAAATCTATACTGAATATCAAAAAGGCTCtgagaattaaaaaaaacttgtcTCGTTTTTCCTAGATTCGCTTCACTGTCAGCTGATACTTTTGTAATTGAAATTGGTGTGTTCCTTTGTTTTCTTCACTGTACTCC belongs to Solanum stenotomum isolate F172 chromosome 1, ASM1918654v1, whole genome shotgun sequence and includes:
- the LOC125866092 gene encoding coatomer subunit delta-like — encoded protein: MVVLAASIISKSGKALVSRQFVDMSRIRIEGYLAAFPKLVGIGKQHTYIETENVRYVYQPIESLYLLLVTNKQSNILEDLETLRLLSKLVPEYSYSLDEEGIGRTAFELIFAFDEVISLGHKENVTVTQVKQYCEMESHEERLHKLVLQNKINETKDVMKRKASEIDKSKIERNRGDKGGFMSLQSMGSGRIDTGFGSDSGISNTGGSGFGSGSGFGLTPEVDTFSTKSKGRPAASATAPPKGLGMQLGKTQKTNQFLESLKAEGEVIVEDVRPSVGQAKPAAAPLTDPVTLTVEEKINVTLKRDGGVSNFVVQGTLSLQILNQEDAFIQVQIETSGNPAILFKAHPNMNKELFANENILGLKDPNRPFPTGQGGDGVSLLRWRMQSTDESILPLTINCWPSVSGSETYVNIEYETPAQIDLQNVVISVPLPALREAPNVQQIDGEWRYDSRNSVLEWSVLLIDNSNRSGALEFVVPAADPSAFFPISAQFTSSRTFSDVKVVNVLPLKGGATPKHAQRTLLATETYQVV